One Nostoc sp. UHCC 0302 DNA window includes the following coding sequences:
- a CDS encoding DUF928 domain-containing protein produces MNSISKSIKLLLLLTLCCTSLLDNHTLVLANPTPAKPSHPLNNRSTGKAVLAQAVTYKKPQVPPGPGPGGRIRGGARRTLQMCPPLVQPDLTALVSFTEESGSVINVWGLTTAERPTWFFYIPYTKKTAYPVQFVLKENQDQDSRTIYKKAIALRDQPGIISVSLPASASPLEVNKQYRWFLTVSCDKENNSPPIFVEGVIQRANLIQAIVQELEKADPLKRVSIYAQEGIWYEALTTLAELRRQNPQDATFQAQWRNLLTSIGLGDIAAEPILPE; encoded by the coding sequence ATGAACTCAATTTCAAAATCAATAAAACTATTATTACTATTAACTCTTTGCTGCACTAGTTTGCTTGATAACCATACCTTAGTACTAGCGAACCCAACGCCAGCAAAACCTAGTCACCCACTTAATAATCGCTCTACTGGTAAAGCAGTACTTGCCCAAGCAGTCACCTATAAGAAACCCCAAGTTCCACCTGGGCCAGGGCCTGGAGGACGTATTCGAGGAGGAGCTAGGCGGACTCTACAAATGTGTCCTCCACTTGTGCAACCTGACCTGACTGCCCTAGTGTCTTTTACCGAAGAATCTGGATCGGTGATCAACGTCTGGGGATTGACAACAGCAGAACGCCCAACTTGGTTTTTCTATATTCCATATACTAAGAAAACTGCTTATCCAGTTCAATTTGTGCTGAAAGAAAATCAAGATCAAGACTCTAGGACAATTTACAAAAAAGCGATCGCCCTACGCGATCAACCTGGAATCATCAGCGTTTCTCTCCCCGCTTCTGCTTCTCCATTAGAAGTAAACAAACAATACCGTTGGTTTTTAACCGTCTCCTGTGACAAGGAAAACAATTCACCCCCGATTTTCGTTGAAGGAGTGATACAACGAGCCAACTTGATTCAGGCAATAGTTCAAGAGCTAGAAAAAGCAGATCCTCTAAAACGGGTAAGTATTTATGCTCAAGAAGGAATATGGTACGAAGCACTGACAACACTAGCAGAACTGCGTCGCCAAAATCCCCAAGATGCTACTTTTCAAGCACAGTGGCGGAATTTGCTTACCAGCATCGGCTTAGGTGATATAGCAGCAGAACCGATTCTTCCAGAATAA
- the hpsU gene encoding hormogonium polysaccharide biosynthesis acetyltransferase HpsU, with translation MTNEEPFVDLRKYDQSWFERGRSGWYVLLWWFVQAIAFPLTPQPLNILRCALLRLFGARIGKGVLVRPTARFTYPWKVTIGDYSWIGDDVVFYSLDEIHIGEHCVISQKSYLCTGSHDIQDPAFGLKTARITIGNGAWVAADCFVGPGVQIGVNTVIGARSSVFTNMPSGQVCLGTPCRPQYSRLRK, from the coding sequence ATGACAAATGAAGAACCTTTTGTAGATTTACGGAAATATGACCAATCCTGGTTTGAACGAGGACGTTCAGGTTGGTATGTTTTGTTATGGTGGTTTGTACAAGCGATCGCTTTTCCCCTGACTCCTCAACCACTAAATATTTTGCGTTGTGCCTTACTACGCCTATTTGGCGCTCGTATTGGCAAAGGCGTATTAGTTCGACCTACAGCCCGCTTTACCTACCCTTGGAAAGTTACCATTGGTGATTACAGTTGGATTGGAGATGATGTAGTTTTCTACAGCCTAGATGAGATTCATATTGGTGAACACTGCGTAATTTCCCAAAAAAGTTATCTGTGTACTGGTAGTCACGATATTCAAGACCCTGCCTTTGGTTTGAAAACAGCAAGGATCACCATTGGGAATGGTGCATGGGTAGCGGCAGATTGTTTCGTGGGGCCAGGAGTACAAATCGGGGTTAATACAGTGATTGGCGCTCGTAGTAGTGTTTTTACTAATATGCCCTCTGGGCAAGTTTGCTTAGGAACCCCCTGCCGTCCCCAGTACTCTAGGCTTAGGAAATAG
- a CDS encoding glycosyltransferase family 2 protein — MPSKIPVSVLIPAKNEEANLPACLTSLINADEVFVVDSQSTDNSIEIAKSYGANVVQFNFNGHWPKKKNWSLDNLPFRNEWVLIVDCDERITPELWEEIEQVIQNDEYAGYYLNRRVFFLGKWIRHGGKYPDWNLRLFKHQQGRYENLNTEDIPNTGDNEVHEHVILQGKVGYLKNDMLHEDFRDLYHWLERHNRYSNWEARVYFNLLTGKDDSGTIGANLFGDAVQRKRFLKKVWVHLPFKPFVRFILFYIIQRGFLDGKAGYIYARLLSQYEYQIGVKLYELRNWGGHLNTANTLKEEGGRGRRGEGEQLLTIDP; from the coding sequence ATGCCATCTAAAATACCAGTTTCCGTATTGATTCCGGCAAAAAACGAAGAAGCCAATTTACCCGCCTGTCTCACTAGCCTTATAAATGCAGATGAGGTTTTTGTGGTGGATTCTCAAAGTACCGACAATAGCATTGAAATTGCTAAAAGTTACGGTGCAAATGTCGTACAATTTAACTTTAATGGACACTGGCCCAAAAAGAAAAATTGGTCTTTAGATAATCTACCTTTCCGTAACGAATGGGTACTAATTGTAGATTGTGATGAACGCATCACCCCCGAATTGTGGGAAGAAATTGAGCAAGTAATTCAGAATGATGAATATGCAGGATACTATCTGAATCGTCGGGTATTTTTCTTAGGTAAATGGATTCGTCATGGAGGAAAATATCCTGATTGGAATCTACGATTATTTAAGCATCAACAAGGTCGCTACGAAAACCTTAATACCGAAGATATCCCTAACACTGGTGATAATGAAGTTCACGAACACGTGATTTTACAAGGGAAAGTCGGGTATCTAAAAAACGATATGCTCCACGAGGACTTCCGCGATCTTTATCACTGGTTAGAACGGCATAACCGATATTCCAATTGGGAAGCTCGTGTTTATTTCAATCTGCTTACAGGTAAAGACGACAGCGGGACTATTGGCGCGAATTTATTTGGTGATGCAGTACAGCGCAAGCGTTTTTTGAAAAAAGTCTGGGTACATTTGCCATTTAAACCATTTGTGCGATTTATTTTGTTCTATATTATTCAGCGCGGTTTTTTAGATGGCAAAGCTGGATATATATATGCACGTTTGCTAAGTCAATATGAATATCAAATTGGGGTCAAACTTTACGAATTACGCAACTGGGGTGGTCACTTAAATACTGCCAATACCCTTAAAGAAGAGGGGGGTAGAGGGAGAAGGGGAGAGGGGGAGCAACTATTGACTATTGACCCTTGA
- a CDS encoding glycosyltransferase, which produces MPDTKISAIICTHNRDTYLGAAIDSLLAQDFAADFEVVVVDNGSSDRTREVVEQRSPDPRLKYVFEPTIGLSVARNTGARFANADILAYLDDDAVASPHWLQILYSAYQDNSQLAIAGGKVTLLWPQGVQQPRWLSPGLAANLGAYDLGDSIIYIQQPGLTPRGLNYSIRRSFLAEIGGFDPQLGRVGKNLLSNEELQMTEFALQRGWQVVYLPEATVAHNVAPERLERSWFLNRGWWQGISECYREQLAGKAGIAQLQRGSERFLRGLYKSLQYFHDPAERFDKLVYAYGQIGYLNAAIQGLLFTSNKK; this is translated from the coding sequence ATGCCAGACACCAAAATCTCTGCCATTATCTGCACTCACAATCGAGATACCTATTTAGGCGCGGCGATTGATAGCCTTTTGGCGCAAGATTTTGCTGCTGACTTTGAGGTTGTGGTGGTAGACAATGGGTCTAGCGATCGCACCCGTGAAGTTGTAGAACAAAGATCCCCAGATCCGCGCCTGAAGTATGTCTTTGAACCCACCATTGGTTTATCTGTTGCCCGCAACACTGGGGCGAGATTTGCTAATGCTGATATTCTTGCTTATTTAGATGACGATGCTGTAGCCAGTCCCCACTGGCTACAAATTTTATATTCTGCCTACCAAGATAATTCTCAACTAGCGATCGCAGGTGGCAAAGTTACTCTTTTATGGCCCCAAGGAGTCCAACAACCACGATGGCTATCACCTGGATTAGCTGCAAATCTGGGAGCATACGACTTAGGCGACAGCATCATCTACATTCAGCAACCTGGGTTAACTCCCAGAGGGTTGAATTATTCTATACGCCGCAGTTTTCTTGCAGAGATTGGCGGTTTTGATCCTCAGCTTGGGCGAGTGGGGAAAAACCTGTTATCTAATGAAGAACTACAAATGACTGAATTTGCCCTACAGCGCGGTTGGCAAGTCGTTTATCTTCCCGAAGCTACTGTTGCTCACAATGTTGCCCCAGAACGTCTAGAACGTTCTTGGTTTTTGAACCGTGGCTGGTGGCAAGGAATTAGTGAATGCTATCGCGAACAACTAGCAGGTAAAGCCGGCATCGCTCAATTACAACGGGGCAGTGAACGGTTTTTGCGTGGCTTGTATAAGTCATTGCAATACTTTCACGATCCAGCGGAACGGTTTGACAAACTAGTCTATGCTTATGGACAAATTGGTTACTTAAATGCTGCTATTCAAGGTCTTCTATTTACTTCAAATAAGAAATAA
- the cobU gene encoding bifunctional adenosylcobinamide kinase/adenosylcobinamide-phosphate guanylyltransferase: protein MSKVILVTGPARSGKSEWAETLAMQSGKGVVYIATANDNPDDKEWHKRIQEHQKRRPHDWITLSVPMELSATLADAKPNTCLLVDSLGTWVANLLEQDDRMWENALTELLETAQLVAADMIFVAEETGWGVVPAYPLGRTFRDRLGSLVRQLGSISEAVYLVTGGHVLNLSVLGSPLPVPKS, encoded by the coding sequence TTGAGTAAAGTCATCTTAGTCACCGGGCCAGCGCGTTCTGGTAAAAGCGAATGGGCAGAAACTCTAGCAATGCAGTCGGGGAAAGGAGTTGTTTATATAGCAACAGCTAATGACAACCCAGATGACAAAGAATGGCACAAACGCATTCAAGAACACCAAAAACGTCGTCCCCATGACTGGATAACGCTCTCTGTACCGATGGAACTGTCTGCTACTCTTGCTGATGCCAAGCCCAATACCTGCCTTTTGGTTGACTCTTTAGGAACTTGGGTAGCTAATCTTTTGGAACAGGATGACCGGATGTGGGAAAATGCTCTTACAGAGTTGTTGGAAACAGCGCAGCTAGTTGCTGCTGATATGATATTTGTGGCGGAGGAAACGGGTTGGGGTGTAGTGCCAGCATACCCTCTGGGGCGGACATTCCGCGATCGCTTAGGTTCTCTTGTGCGTCAATTAGGTTCAATCAGTGAAGCTGTCTATTTAGTCACTGGTGGTCATGTTCTAAATCTCAGCGTTCTTGGTTCACCGTTACCAGTACCAAAATCTTAA